One window from the genome of [Mycobacterium] stephanolepidis encodes:
- a CDS encoding Fic family protein, which yields MTDPLAPLAALPGVSEAAESARDALSKVHRHRANLRGWPVTAAEAAVRAARSSSALDGGTMKLSADGAVEDPILAGALRVGQALDGDALTQLTAVWSRAPLQALARLHVLAATGMADEDTLGRPRPGVDTDRLELLAQLASGGTTVSAPILAAIAHGELLALNPFGSADGVVARAASRLVTVSRGLDPHALGVPEVMWMRQSGRYRELSSAFAAGTPEAIAAWIIFCCQALAAGAAEATSIADSAKR from the coding sequence ATGACTGATCCACTCGCGCCGCTGGCCGCCCTGCCGGGAGTATCCGAAGCCGCCGAATCCGCCCGCGATGCGCTGAGCAAGGTGCACCGTCACCGCGCCAATCTGCGGGGATGGCCGGTGACGGCGGCCGAGGCGGCAGTGCGGGCGGCCAGGTCCTCGTCGGCGCTGGATGGCGGCACGATGAAACTGAGCGCCGATGGTGCGGTGGAGGACCCGATACTGGCCGGCGCGTTGCGGGTTGGACAGGCGCTCGACGGGGACGCGCTCACCCAGTTGACCGCGGTGTGGTCGCGCGCCCCACTGCAGGCGTTGGCACGTCTTCATGTGTTGGCAGCCACTGGCATGGCAGACGAGGACACCCTGGGACGCCCGCGCCCCGGCGTCGACACCGATCGACTGGAGCTGTTGGCGCAGCTGGCATCGGGTGGAACAACGGTGTCCGCACCGATTCTCGCGGCGATCGCGCACGGGGAATTGTTGGCGCTGAATCCCTTTGGTTCTGCCGATGGTGTGGTCGCCCGCGCGGCGTCGCGATTGGTGACGGTCTCACGTGGTCTGGATCCGCACGCGCTCGGTGTTCCCGAGGTGATGTGGATGCGGCAGTCCGGTAGATACCGTGAGCTTTCCTCCGCGTTCGCCGCGGGCACACCCGAAGCGATCGCGGCGTGGATCATCTTCTGCTGTCAGGCATTAGCGGCGGGTGCGGCAGAGGCAACGTCGATCGCCGATAGCGCGAAGCGCTGA
- a CDS encoding chymotrypsin family serine protease: protein MRYGSPVLIALFGLVVGTIPAGAAPAAGADDKVPMGGGSGLIINGDTLCTLTTIGHDNKGNLVGFTSAHCGGAGSQVASEDFPKKGVVGKFVNGNEQYDYATIQFDPEKVQPVSTYKGFAITGIGPDPQPGDIACKLGRTTGNSCGVTFGAGAEPGTFINQVCGQPGDSGAPVTVNGQLVGMIHGAATKLPVCVIKYIPLHTPTTTYSINTVLADINAKNRTAGVGFTPVG, encoded by the coding sequence ATGCGGTACGGATCGCCGGTCCTGATCGCACTGTTTGGCCTCGTCGTGGGCACGATTCCGGCTGGTGCGGCTCCTGCCGCCGGAGCCGATGACAAGGTGCCCATGGGCGGCGGATCTGGGCTCATCATCAACGGTGACACCCTCTGCACGCTGACGACGATCGGCCACGACAACAAGGGCAATCTGGTGGGCTTCACCTCTGCTCACTGTGGTGGTGCGGGTTCTCAGGTGGCCTCCGAGGACTTTCCCAAGAAGGGTGTGGTCGGAAAGTTCGTCAACGGTAACGAGCAATACGACTACGCCACCATCCAGTTCGATCCCGAAAAGGTGCAGCCGGTATCCACCTACAAGGGGTTCGCCATCACCGGAATCGGACCGGATCCGCAGCCCGGCGACATCGCGTGCAAGCTGGGCCGCACCACCGGTAACTCGTGCGGCGTGACCTTTGGTGCCGGAGCCGAGCCCGGCACCTTCATCAACCAGGTCTGCGGACAACCCGGGGACTCGGGTGCGCCGGTCACCGTAAACGGACAGCTGGTGGGGATGATCCACGGCGCCGCCACCAAGCTGCCGGTGTGCGTCATCAAATACATCCCGTTGCACACGCCGACCACCACATACTCGATCAACACCGTGCTGGCCGATATCAACGCCAAGAACCGCACCGCCGGAGTCGGTTTCACCCCGGTCGGCTAG
- a CDS encoding ABC transporter permease, which translates to MLDVRRLWQNAGLFRYVVKRLLLAIPVLIGTSLLIYSLVYALPGDPIRALAGDRPFTPEVMAQLRERFHLNDPFLVRYGKYIVGFLHGDFGTDFQERPVAQTVSQRLPVTLRLTVVAVVFETIIGITAGVLCAVRRGSFYDNLVLVTTTLLVSMPVFVLGFLAQYLFGFKLGWFPIAGIRDGWYSFLLPGLVLASLSMAYVARLTRTSMLETMDADFVRTARAKGISESRILLRHTLRNSLIPVVTFIGADVGALLAGAVVTESVFNIPGLGRATFDAVRNQEGAVVVSILTLIVFFYIFFNLVVDILYALLDPRIRYE; encoded by the coding sequence GTGCTGGACGTTCGGCGGCTTTGGCAAAACGCGGGCCTGTTCCGGTACGTCGTGAAGCGGCTGCTGCTGGCCATACCGGTCCTCATCGGCACCTCCCTGCTCATCTACTCCCTGGTGTACGCGCTGCCGGGTGACCCCATTCGGGCGCTGGCGGGCGACCGCCCGTTCACCCCCGAGGTCATGGCTCAACTGAGGGAGCGCTTTCACCTCAATGATCCGTTCCTGGTGCGCTACGGCAAGTACATCGTGGGCTTCCTGCACGGTGACTTCGGTACGGATTTTCAGGAACGCCCTGTTGCGCAAACTGTTTCACAGCGCCTGCCGGTGACGTTGAGGCTCACAGTGGTGGCCGTGGTATTCGAGACGATCATCGGCATCACCGCCGGAGTGCTGTGTGCGGTGCGCCGTGGATCGTTCTACGACAATCTGGTTCTGGTCACGACGACGCTGCTGGTATCGATGCCCGTGTTCGTGCTGGGCTTCCTGGCGCAGTATCTGTTCGGCTTCAAGCTCGGCTGGTTCCCGATCGCCGGAATCCGCGACGGCTGGTACAGCTTCCTGTTGCCGGGGCTGGTGCTGGCCTCATTGTCCATGGCCTATGTGGCTCGGCTCACCCGAACCTCGATGTTAGAGACCATGGATGCCGACTTTGTTCGGACCGCCCGCGCCAAGGGCATCTCCGAATCGCGCATTCTTTTGCGGCACACGCTGCGTAACAGCCTGATTCCCGTCGTCACGTTCATCGGTGCCGACGTGGGTGCGCTGTTGGCGGGTGCTGTCGTCACCGAGTCGGTGTTCAACATCCCTGGACTGGGGAGGGCTACATTCGATGCGGTGCGCAACCAGGAGGGCGCCGTCGTGGTGAGCATCCTGACGCTGATCGTCTTCTTCTACATCTTCTTCAATCTCGTCGTTGACATCTTGTATGCGCTGCTGGATCCGAGGATTCGCTATGAGTGA
- the ssd gene encoding septum site-determining protein Ssd, with translation MEANAGEPIVVAIGDGRLGNDIERIVAATGRPLILATDAGSISRQAWTRASAVLLDGADPSLEAVIRLPRRARVLLISRHEPTSEMWRRAVAVGAEQVLALPEDEVRLIEACAAIPASASAGRAPVIAVVGGRGGAGASVLCAAIGLCAPGGALIVDADPYGGGIDLLLGWEDVEGLRWPDIDMRSGRVGFDALRRALPHRRGLVVLSGDRSGGGGNAEAIGGVIDSAREAGVPVIVDLPRRLGATSVAALEHTDLVVVVAPAEVRACAAAALVTSAIQATNPNIGVVVRGPAPSGLRAAEVAEIVGAPMIAAMRPEPNLGNRLDNGGLRLSRRSPLAGAAHAVLALVSREGKGAAA, from the coding sequence GTGGAGGCAAATGCGGGGGAGCCGATCGTCGTTGCCATCGGCGATGGACGGCTTGGCAACGACATCGAGCGGATCGTCGCCGCGACTGGCAGGCCACTGATCCTCGCTACCGATGCCGGTTCGATCAGCAGACAGGCCTGGACCCGCGCAAGCGCGGTGCTGCTCGATGGAGCTGACCCGTCGTTGGAAGCGGTGATCAGACTGCCTCGCCGGGCACGGGTGTTACTCATCTCCCGGCATGAACCGACGAGTGAGATGTGGCGCAGAGCCGTCGCGGTGGGCGCCGAGCAGGTGCTCGCCTTGCCTGAGGACGAAGTCAGGCTCATCGAGGCCTGTGCGGCGATACCGGCCAGCGCCTCGGCGGGGCGCGCCCCGGTGATTGCGGTGGTGGGAGGGCGCGGTGGTGCCGGTGCGTCGGTGCTGTGCGCGGCGATTGGTCTCTGCGCGCCGGGCGGTGCGCTCATCGTGGACGCCGATCCATACGGTGGCGGAATCGATCTGCTGCTCGGATGGGAGGACGTCGAGGGCCTGAGGTGGCCGGACATCGATATGCGCAGTGGTCGAGTGGGTTTCGATGCTCTTCGGCGTGCGCTGCCACATCGTCGCGGGCTTGTCGTCCTATCGGGCGACAGAAGCGGTGGCGGAGGCAACGCCGAGGCGATTGGCGGGGTAATCGATAGCGCACGCGAAGCCGGAGTGCCGGTGATCGTCGACCTTCCGCGCCGTCTCGGCGCGACCAGTGTGGCCGCACTGGAGCACACCGATCTGGTGGTCGTGGTGGCACCTGCAGAGGTGCGGGCCTGCGCCGCTGCTGCGCTGGTGACCAGCGCGATACAGGCCACCAATCCGAACATCGGCGTTGTGGTGCGAGGTCCGGCGCCGAGCGGGTTGCGGGCGGCCGAGGTGGCGGAAATCGTTGGAGCCCCAATGATCGCAGCTATGCGGCCGGAACCCAATCTCGGCAATCGGCTGGACAACGGCGGTCTGCGGCTATCGCGACGTTCACCATTGGCGGGAGCCGCGCACGCCGTGTTGGCACTGGTCTCGCGTGAAGGCAAGGGGGCGGCGGCATGA
- the acs gene encoding acetate--CoA ligase gives MTEISTEPDRYPPSPEFVATANATADLYQAAEEDRLGFWAQQAGRLHWSEPFGDVLDWSDAPFAKWFVGGKLNVAYNCVDRHVEAGNGDRVAIHWEGEPGDTRTITYAELLAQVSQAANYLTELGLVSGDRVAIYMPMLPEAIVAMLACARLGLMHSVVFAGFSAAALRARIDDAEAKLVITSDGQWRRGTAAPLKAAVDEALGGEPSSVEHVLVVRRTEIPVDWTQERDLWWHETVAHADTTHTPESFDSEHPLFLLYTSGTTGKPKGIVHTSGGFLTQTSYTHFNIFDLKPDTDVYWCTADIGWVTGHTYIVYGPLSNGATQVLYEGTPTSPNEHRHFEIIEKYGVTIYYIAPTLVRTFMKWGREIPFAHDLSSLRLLGSVGEPINPEAWRWYREVIGGNRTPIVDTWWQTETGSAMISPLPGVTDTKPGSAMRALPGISAKIVDDDGNRLEPASGDEPVTGYLVLDQPWPSMLRGIWGDPERFKETYWSRYAEKGWYFAGDGARYDSDGAIWVLGRIDDVMNISGHRISTAEVESALVGHDGVAEAAVVGASDETTGQAIVAFVILKASHTVEGDELVSHLKAQVSKEISPIAKPREIHVVPELPKTRSGKIMRRLLRDVAEGRELGDTSTLVDPSVFEAIRASK, from the coding sequence ATGACCGAAATCAGCACCGAACCGGATCGCTACCCGCCGTCGCCGGAGTTCGTGGCGACAGCGAACGCGACCGCCGACCTCTATCAGGCGGCCGAGGAAGATCGGCTCGGGTTCTGGGCACAGCAGGCCGGCCGTCTGCACTGGAGCGAGCCATTCGGCGACGTACTCGACTGGTCCGATGCGCCATTCGCGAAGTGGTTCGTCGGCGGGAAGCTCAATGTCGCCTACAACTGCGTCGATCGGCATGTGGAGGCCGGCAATGGTGATCGCGTCGCCATCCACTGGGAGGGCGAGCCCGGCGATACCCGCACCATCACTTACGCCGAGCTGCTTGCTCAGGTCAGCCAGGCGGCCAACTATCTGACCGAGCTCGGCCTGGTTTCCGGCGACCGGGTTGCTATCTACATGCCCATGCTGCCCGAGGCGATCGTGGCGATGCTGGCATGTGCGCGGCTGGGGCTGATGCATTCGGTGGTGTTCGCGGGATTCTCCGCCGCGGCGCTGCGGGCGCGCATCGACGACGCCGAGGCCAAGCTGGTCATCACCTCCGACGGCCAATGGCGCCGCGGCACCGCAGCCCCACTGAAGGCCGCCGTGGACGAAGCGCTGGGCGGCGAGCCGAGTTCCGTCGAACATGTTCTGGTGGTGCGCCGCACCGAGATTCCAGTCGACTGGACGCAGGAACGCGACCTGTGGTGGCACGAGACGGTCGCTCACGCCGACACTACCCACACGCCCGAATCCTTTGATTCCGAGCATCCGCTGTTCCTGCTGTACACCTCGGGAACGACCGGAAAACCCAAGGGCATCGTGCACACCTCCGGTGGCTTCCTGACGCAGACGTCGTACACGCACTTCAACATCTTCGACCTCAAGCCCGACACCGACGTGTATTGGTGCACAGCCGATATCGGCTGGGTCACCGGTCACACCTACATCGTCTACGGCCCACTGTCCAACGGCGCCACCCAGGTGCTCTACGAGGGCACACCCACCTCGCCGAACGAGCACCGGCATTTCGAGATCATCGAAAAGTACGGTGTCACAATCTATTACATCGCTCCCACGCTGGTGCGTACGTTCATGAAGTGGGGACGCGAGATCCCGTTCGCACACGATCTATCCAGCCTGCGACTACTCGGCAGCGTCGGCGAGCCGATCAACCCGGAAGCATGGCGCTGGTACCGCGAGGTCATCGGCGGCAACCGCACCCCCATCGTCGACACCTGGTGGCAGACCGAAACCGGCTCGGCGATGATCTCCCCGCTGCCCGGCGTCACCGACACCAAGCCGGGCTCGGCGATGCGCGCACTACCCGGTATCTCCGCGAAAATCGTTGATGACGACGGGAATCGGTTGGAGCCGGCCAGCGGCGATGAACCGGTCACCGGATACCTGGTGCTCGATCAACCGTGGCCGTCCATGCTGCGCGGTATCTGGGGCGACCCCGAGCGGTTCAAGGAGACCTACTGGTCCCGTTATGCCGAGAAGGGCTGGTACTTCGCCGGAGACGGCGCACGCTATGACAGCGACGGCGCCATCTGGGTGTTGGGTCGCATCGACGACGTCATGAACATCTCCGGCCACCGAATCTCCACCGCCGAGGTGGAATCCGCGCTCGTCGGACATGATGGTGTCGCCGAGGCCGCCGTCGTCGGCGCCTCCGACGAGACGACGGGGCAGGCCATCGTGGCGTTCGTGATTCTCAAGGCTAGCCACACCGTCGAGGGCGACGAGCTCGTCTCACACCTGAAAGCTCAGGTGTCCAAGGAGATCTCGCCCATCGCCAAGCCGCGCGAGATTCACGTGGTGCCCGAGCTGCCCAAGACCCGCAGCGGCAAGATCATGCGGCGGCTGCTGCGTGATGTGGCCGAGGGACGCGAGTTGGGCGACACCTCGACACTGGTCGACCCGAGCGTCTTCGAGGCGATCAGAGCCAGTAAGTAG
- a CDS encoding peptide ABC transporter substrate-binding protein: protein MRFRRLAVALLVGIAALLPAGCGDLVTPAPPGYFSMYITEPEHTLVPGNTTENQGGRILRSLFTALVEFNNDTAEVEYTGVAESITSHDNVNWTIKLKPGWTFHNGEPVTAQSYVDAWNYTALSTNAQGSSSFLANVDGFGDLQGDPKNKIPPRATQMRGLHVVDDVTFTVRLNTPFAIYPMTLGYTAFLPLPKAFYRDPAKFGVHPIGNGPFKADGDWVRGIGFTLSRYDQYAGPKKAKSKGLIWRVYTEGLTAYTDMQAGALDIQLDLPDSAYENARAEFGSAFLERPRPDITSLGFPMYDPRYKDVRVRQAISMAIDREAITQVIFSGTRTPATSYASAVVYGYRKGACGKLCELHVDEANKLLDDAHFDRSKPIELWYSSSSTGALSWVQAIGNQLQSNLKVPYILKSLPWSQFLPLQDSKGMTGPFRSGWVMDYPSIYNFLESLYGTVALPPAGSNYVFYSNPAFDELLRQGNNQPTVELATKAYQKAEDLLFKDLPAAPLFYEVNQAVHSKRVSNVKISIQDCIEYADVEVVQ, encoded by the coding sequence ATGCGGTTTCGCCGACTGGCCGTCGCGTTGCTCGTCGGCATTGCCGCGCTCCTGCCCGCCGGGTGTGGTGACCTGGTGACTCCGGCACCCCCGGGGTACTTCAGCATGTACATCACCGAACCCGAGCACACGTTGGTCCCGGGAAACACCACCGAGAATCAAGGTGGTCGGATCTTGCGCTCGCTATTTACCGCGCTGGTCGAGTTCAACAACGACACCGCGGAAGTGGAATACACCGGCGTGGCCGAATCGATCACCAGCCACGACAACGTCAATTGGACGATCAAGCTCAAGCCGGGATGGACGTTCCATAACGGCGAGCCGGTGACCGCCCAGTCCTACGTGGATGCCTGGAACTACACCGCCTTGAGCACCAATGCCCAGGGCTCCTCGAGTTTCCTTGCCAATGTCGACGGGTTCGGTGATCTCCAGGGAGATCCGAAGAACAAGATCCCACCGCGTGCCACCCAGATGCGCGGACTGCACGTCGTGGATGACGTGACATTCACCGTCCGGCTCAACACCCCGTTCGCCATCTACCCGATGACCTTGGGATACACCGCGTTCCTGCCGCTGCCCAAGGCCTTTTATCGGGATCCGGCCAAGTTCGGTGTGCACCCCATCGGCAACGGCCCCTTCAAGGCCGACGGCGACTGGGTGCGCGGTATCGGGTTCACGCTGAGCCGTTACGACCAGTACGCCGGCCCGAAGAAGGCCAAATCCAAGGGTTTGATCTGGCGGGTGTACACCGAGGGCCTGACCGCGTACACCGATATGCAGGCCGGTGCCCTCGACATTCAACTCGATCTGCCCGACTCCGCCTACGAGAACGCCAGGGCCGAATTCGGATCGGCCTTCCTGGAGCGGCCCCGCCCGGATATCACCTCGCTGGGCTTCCCGATGTACGACCCGCGTTACAAGGATGTACGTGTGCGTCAGGCGATTTCGATGGCCATCGACCGTGAGGCGATCACCCAGGTAATCTTCTCCGGCACCCGCACTCCTGCCACGTCGTACGCGTCGGCGGTGGTCTACGGGTACCGCAAGGGGGCGTGCGGAAAGCTGTGCGAGCTGCACGTCGATGAGGCCAACAAACTGCTCGATGACGCCCACTTCGACCGGAGCAAGCCCATTGAGCTGTGGTACAGCTCATCGAGCACCGGCGCACTGTCGTGGGTGCAGGCCATCGGAAACCAGCTGCAGTCGAACCTGAAAGTGCCCTACATCCTCAAGAGTCTGCCGTGGTCGCAGTTCCTGCCGTTGCAGGACAGCAAGGGGATGACGGGACCGTTCCGCTCCGGTTGGGTGATGGACTACCCATCGATCTACAACTTCCTGGAGTCGTTGTACGGCACGGTGGCGCTGCCACCGGCGGGCTCCAATTACGTGTTCTATAGCAATCCGGCATTCGACGAGCTGTTGCGGCAGGGGAACAACCAACCGACTGTGGAACTGGCCACCAAGGCGTATCAGAAGGCAGAAGACCTGTTGTTCAAGGACCTTCCGGCCGCGCCGTTGTTCTATGAGGTCAATCAGGCGGTGCATTCCAAGCGGGTGAGCAACGTCAAGATCAGTATCCAGGACTGCATCGAGTACGCCGATGTGGAGGTCGTGCAGTGA
- a CDS encoding HAD-IB family hydrolase: MSEPADTGPAPRTAAFFDLDKTVIAKSSTLAFSKPFFDQGLINRRAVLKSSYAQFFFLLSGADHDQMDRMRTHITNMCTGWDVEQVKAIVAETLHDIVDPLVFAEAADLIADHKLCGRDVVVVSASGEEIVAPIARALGATHAMATRMVVEDGKYTGDVAFYCYGEGKVAAIQELAKREGYPLEHCYAYSDSITDLPMLESVGHPTAVNPDRALRKESMARGWPVLTFSRPVSLGDRIPVPSGAAAATTAAVGLSAIAAGALTYSLIRKLRP; this comes from the coding sequence ATAAGTGAGCCAGCGGACACCGGCCCAGCCCCCAGAACGGCGGCCTTCTTCGATCTGGATAAGACCGTGATCGCAAAGTCGAGCACCCTCGCCTTCAGCAAGCCGTTCTTCGACCAGGGCCTAATAAATAGACGCGCCGTCTTAAAATCGAGTTACGCGCAGTTCTTCTTCTTGCTGTCGGGTGCCGATCACGACCAGATGGATCGCATGCGCACGCACATCACCAACATGTGTACGGGCTGGGATGTCGAGCAGGTGAAGGCGATCGTGGCCGAGACATTGCATGACATCGTCGATCCATTGGTGTTCGCCGAGGCGGCCGATCTGATCGCCGACCACAAACTCTGCGGCCGTGATGTCGTGGTGGTCTCCGCATCGGGCGAAGAGATCGTCGCCCCCATCGCGCGCGCCCTCGGCGCCACCCACGCGATGGCCACTCGCATGGTGGTGGAAGACGGTAAGTACACCGGGGATGTCGCCTTCTACTGCTACGGCGAAGGCAAGGTGGCCGCGATCCAGGAACTCGCCAAGCGCGAGGGCTATCCGCTGGAGCACTGCTACGCCTACTCCGATTCGATCACCGACCTGCCGATGCTGGAATCTGTCGGTCACCCGACAGCCGTCAACCCGGATCGGGCGCTGCGCAAGGAATCCATGGCGCGGGGGTGGCCGGTGCTGACGTTCTCACGGCCCGTGTCGCTGGGCGACCGGATACCCGTTCCTTCCGGCGCGGCGGCCGCCACCACGGCAGCCGTGGGGCTGAGCGCGATCGCCGCTGGGGCACTTACCTATTCGCTGATTCGCAAGCTGCGGCCGTAG
- a CDS encoding ABC transporter permease gives MSDPIHAPGPVSGPDATAESLVEQADLWGNAWKYLRRSGFFITGSILLTILVLMALAPQLFTFGKDPRDCDLYQARKGISAAHWLGTDLQGCDYYANVVYGARVSLTIGLIAMVGVLIIGVLVGALAGYFGGFADSMLSRLTDVFYGIPTILGGMILLSVVGHRTVWSVAGALIVFGWMTSMRLVRSSVMTIKQSDYVQAAIALGAPTWRILLRHILPNALAPVLVYATIAVGSFIAAEATLTYMGIGLELPEISWGLQINDGQSRFATTPRLVIVPALFLSAAVLGFIMVGDALRDALDPRRR, from the coding sequence ATGAGTGACCCCATACATGCCCCCGGCCCGGTCTCGGGCCCCGATGCCACCGCAGAATCGTTGGTGGAGCAGGCGGATCTCTGGGGGAACGCCTGGAAGTACCTGCGGCGCAGTGGATTCTTCATCACCGGGTCGATCCTGCTGACGATTCTGGTCCTGATGGCGTTGGCCCCGCAGTTGTTCACCTTCGGGAAGGACCCTCGCGACTGCGACCTCTATCAGGCGCGCAAGGGGATCAGCGCGGCGCATTGGCTCGGTACAGACCTACAAGGATGTGACTACTACGCCAACGTGGTCTATGGGGCGCGGGTGTCGCTGACGATCGGCCTGATCGCGATGGTGGGCGTGTTGATCATCGGTGTCCTCGTCGGGGCGCTGGCGGGGTACTTCGGAGGTTTCGCCGACTCCATGCTGTCTCGGTTGACCGATGTTTTCTACGGTATTCCAACGATTTTAGGTGGCATGATCCTGCTGTCCGTCGTCGGTCATCGGACGGTGTGGAGCGTGGCGGGCGCGCTGATCGTGTTCGGCTGGATGACCTCGATGCGGCTGGTGCGATCCAGTGTGATGACCATCAAACAGAGCGACTACGTCCAGGCCGCCATCGCGCTGGGAGCACCGACATGGCGAATCCTGCTGCGGCACATACTTCCCAATGCGCTGGCGCCCGTGCTCGTATACGCCACCATCGCGGTGGGCAGCTTCATCGCGGCGGAGGCCACGCTGACCTATATGGGCATCGGGCTGGAGTTGCCCGAGATTTCGTGGGGACTGCAGATCAACGATGGGCAGTCCCGTTTCGCCACCACGCCGAGACTGGTCATCGTTCCCGCCCTGTTCCTCTCGGCCGCCGTGCTCGGCTTCATCATGGTTGGAGACGCCCTCCGCGATGCTCTCGATCCGCGGAGGAGGTAG
- a CDS encoding ABC transporter ATP-binding protein, which produces MVEIKDLAVDFEVDKQWVPAVKGVSLTVAKGEVLAIVGESGSGKSTTAMAIPALLPSSARVAGSIKLNGAELLGATNDELREVRGKDVAVIFQEPMTALNPVYTIGWQIAEAVCAHKKMTRRQARERAIELLELVDMPEPEKRVKHYPHQLSGGQRQRAMIAQALALDPGLLIADEPTTALDVTVQAEILDLMRDLRHRIEAGIILITHDMGVVADMADRIMVMKDGEVVEEGDADGIFHRAQQPYTQQLLASVPHLGATLGDADESSVPVTDLALSVEHAVIEYPGKGGNFRAIDDVSFSIGRGEVVGLVGESGSGKSTIGRAAVGLLKVTSGTICVAGQDISAANRKQLRDIRSKVGVVFQDPGSSLNPRWPIGQSIAEPLTLHTDMDRSQRENRVKTLLEQVQLPANMRNRFPHQLSGGQRQRVGIARALALEPTLLIADEPTSALDVSVQARVLELFAELQREHGFACLFISHDLAVVELVASRIAVLNHGRLAEFGSDKQVLTAPTDDYTKRLLAAVPVPDPEQQRIRREERKALR; this is translated from the coding sequence GTGGTTGAGATCAAGGACCTCGCAGTCGATTTCGAGGTCGACAAACAATGGGTGCCGGCGGTCAAGGGTGTCTCGCTGACCGTCGCCAAGGGCGAGGTGCTCGCCATTGTCGGCGAATCCGGCTCGGGGAAATCGACCACGGCGATGGCCATTCCTGCGCTGTTGCCATCCAGCGCACGGGTGGCGGGAAGCATCAAGCTCAACGGTGCCGAGCTGCTCGGCGCCACCAACGACGAGCTGCGCGAGGTCCGCGGCAAGGATGTTGCCGTTATCTTCCAGGAGCCGATGACGGCGCTGAACCCGGTCTACACCATCGGTTGGCAGATAGCCGAGGCCGTGTGTGCGCACAAGAAGATGACGCGCAGGCAGGCACGTGAGCGCGCCATCGAACTGCTGGAGCTGGTGGACATGCCGGAGCCCGAGAAGCGGGTCAAGCATTACCCCCACCAGCTTTCCGGTGGTCAGCGTCAGCGCGCAATGATCGCGCAGGCACTGGCCCTGGACCCCGGGCTGCTCATTGCCGATGAGCCCACCACTGCGCTGGATGTGACCGTGCAGGCCGAAATTCTTGATCTCATGCGTGATCTGCGGCATCGCATCGAGGCCGGCATCATCCTGATCACCCACGACATGGGTGTTGTCGCCGATATGGCCGATCGCATCATGGTGATGAAGGACGGTGAGGTTGTTGAGGAGGGTGATGCTGACGGCATCTTCCACCGGGCACAGCAGCCGTACACGCAGCAGCTGCTGGCATCGGTGCCGCATCTGGGTGCGACATTGGGCGATGCCGACGAATCTTCAGTTCCGGTAACCGATCTGGCCCTGAGCGTGGAACATGCCGTCATCGAGTATCCGGGAAAGGGCGGCAATTTCCGAGCCATCGACGATGTGTCCTTCTCCATCGGCAGAGGCGAGGTGGTGGGCCTCGTCGGCGAGTCCGGTTCCGGGAAGTCGACCATCGGGCGCGCTGCGGTGGGCCTACTCAAAGTGACTTCGGGCACTATCTGTGTTGCCGGACAGGATATTTCGGCTGCCAATCGCAAGCAGCTGCGGGATATCCGGAGCAAGGTGGGGGTGGTGTTCCAGGATCCGGGATCCTCGCTGAATCCGCGATGGCCGATCGGCCAGTCGATCGCCGAACCGTTGACCCTGCACACCGATATGGATCGCTCCCAACGGGAAAATAGGGTCAAGACGTTGTTGGAGCAGGTGCAGCTGCCTGCGAACATGCGAAACCGGTTCCCCCACCAGCTCTCCGGAGGACAGCGACAGCGAGTGGGTATCGCGCGGGCGCTGGCGCTGGAGCCGACGCTGCTGATCGCCGACGAGCCGACCTCGGCGCTGGATGTCTCGGTGCAGGCACGCGTGCTCGAACTCTTCGCCGAACTGCAACGTGAGCACGGGTTCGCTTGCCTGTTCATCAGCCACGACCTGGCGGTTGTCGAATTGGTGGCGAGCCGCATCGCGGTACTCAACCACGGTCGCCTTGCTGAGTTCGGTTCTGACAAACAGGTATTGACCGCACCTACCGATGACTACACCAAGCGTCTGCTGGCGGCGGTTCCGGTACCCGATCCTGAGCAGCAGCGAATCCGGCGCGAGGAGCGCAAGGCTCTGCGGTGA